A section of the Tachysurus fulvidraco isolate hzauxx_2018 chromosome 7, HZAU_PFXX_2.0, whole genome shotgun sequence genome encodes:
- the e2f3 gene encoding transcription factor E2F3, with translation MRKGSSVSDTTIISTSLIEPNMGLISGSDRRSAVYSTHIQMITPPSQPNHVRVSSSSSLYTTPLQGSTNSTGLRPALGRPPAKRRLDLDLADHQYSEPARTPRGRRAALRMKSPKAPKTPPEKSRYDTSLGLLTKKFCQLLSQSSDGVLDLNQAADTLNVQKRRLYDITNVLEGVRLIKKKSKNNIQWLGSTLPSESGPVCPLGQLQTLSREMLALRDEEKRLDELIQACTFNVQQMTEEMHNQKYAYVTYQDIRRIKSLQDQTVIAVKAPTETKLEVPDPKESLQVHLSSSKGPIDVFLCTDTSESSTPLRNGVDVNGNDTAFLRMSREDTKDTEMSDSQQSNSSVTQSGTAPLSPFSSSLSSILGPFVTLSPALLGDEYPLGMDEEQGISDLFDSCDLDMLPLDELLMV, from the exons ATGAGGAAGGGGTCCTCGGTTTCAGACACAACGATTATATCAACCTCTCTTATTGAGCCGAATATGGGCTTGATTTCGGGCTCCGATCGCCGTTCTGCAGTTTATTCCACACACATCCAAATGATCACACCGCCTTCACAGCCTAATCATGTCCGGGTGTCTTCATCTAGCAGCCTGTATACAACTCCTCTCCAAGGATCTACAAACAGCACCGGCTTGCGACCTGCTTTAGGACGACCTCCG GCCAAACGGCGCTTGGACTTAGACCTTGCTGATCACCAGTACAGCGAACCGGCCCGAACACCGAGGGGTCGCAGAGCAGCTCTCAGAATGAAGAGTCCTAAAG CTCCTAAAACCCCACCAGAGAAGTCACGCTATGACACGTCCCTCGGCCTCCTGACCAAGAAGTTCTGCCAGCTGCTGTCTCAGTCCTCAGATGGCGTGTTGGATCTGAACCAGGCTGCCGACACGCTCAACGTCCAGAAGAGACGCTTGTATGATATCACCAACGTGCTGGAGGGTGTGCGGCTCATTAAGAAGAAATCAAAGAATAACATCCAGTggct GGGCTCGACTCTACCCTCGGAATCGGGGCCGGTGTGTCCCCTGGGCCAGCTGCAGACTCTGAGCAGAGAAATGCTGGCCCTGAGAGACGAGGAGAAACGACTGGACGAGCTCATCCAGGCCTGCACTTTCAATGTGCAGCAGATGACTGAGGAGATGCACAACCAGAA GTATGCCTATGTCACATACCAGGACATTCGGAGAATCAAAAGCTTGCAGGACCAAACTGTGATCGCTGTTAAAGCACCAACAGAAACTAAACTGGAGGTTCCTGACCCAaaggag AGTTTACAGGTTCATCTGAGCAGCTCTAAAGGCCCCATCGACGTGTTCCTCTGCACGGACACCAGCGAGTCCAGCACTCCCCTGCGTAACGGCGTGGACGTGAACGGAAACGACACTGCCTTCCTCCGAATGTCCAGAG AAGACACCAAAGATACAGAAATGAGCGATTCTCAGCAGTCAAACAGCAGCGTGACGCAGAGCGGGACAGCACCTCTGTCTCCCTTCAGCTCGTCTCTGTCTTCCATCCTGGGCCCGTTCGTGACGCTCTCGCCCGCGCTGCTGGGAGACGAGTACCCGCTGGGCATGGACGAGGAGCAAGGCATCAGCGACCTGTTCGACTCCTGCGACCTGGACATGCTGCCTCTGGACGAGCTGCTCATGGTGTGA
- the srfbp1 gene encoding serum response factor-binding protein 1 gives MPAALNLSNEVVKMRAEVKRVKVLIIRKLTRQIAVLKKKKGTETDLERNQRRAARLLEEIHVLKALAPDSVTKAALQSDISFEKVCQKKESSLSERATARIATHPEFSKRIQSIKNAVEAFKAERLSAEKKEKRSTDEERESGLDSGNEEEEEDDDDDDDDDGSSQEVHKQEEQLKEPTEQNKDPHVEKESHSETGNIPVEVVRMRKEVKKLRVLIIRNLVQQITALKKTKAEESELKGNMECAARLQKEVEVLRTLLPDHVTTRALEGSIDIEKVFQDPESSAVERATARIATHARFVKKLQDVRHALEVEKIKAAKAGEANKNVSEVMKAEHSEGEVEDKEEEEEEEETSDDSDDEDEEEEASDDNDDDEEVASDDGDEEEENVKIKEKNPTLMEMPMSNFGKPPEDTKLASAQEKPKRVELEKASKSPDNLKSSSKTPVKAVQSLPPKSKEAAPTPVRHVSKPDTKKPESRKVAEESDLSDSEEEKEYFDDSTEERFHKQSSYSEQSDDDDFFLGKVSKLKKKKKNDTASRPEKTNDSNKPPEKEVKETPQFKIQSVFCSTLSKSSISSQKGKHGSPKQRPFQNQKHEEKPSWGKNQGSGRERKPAGFKIQAPGSGGGDKTGRPAFDRKNTPINKVGKHSQHALHPSWEASRKRKEQQAQITAFQGKKIKFDDD, from the exons ATGCCAGCTGCACTAAACCTCAGCAATGAGGTGGTGAAGATGAGAGCCGAGGTGAAACGGGTGAAGGTGCTCATCATCCGCAAGCTCACCCGCCAGATCGCCGtcctgaaaaagaagaaagggaCCGAAACCgacctggagaggaaccagaggAGAGCAGCGAGGTTGCTCGAGGAGATTCACGTACTGAAAGCACTTGCACCAGACAGCGTTACCAAGGCAGCCCTGCAGAGTGACATAAGCTTTGAGAAAGTGTGCCAGAAGAAAGAGTCCAGCTTGTCAGAACGTGCCACAGCTCGAATCGCCACGCACCCTGAGTTCAGCAAGAGAATTCAGAGCATCAAAAATGCTGTCGAGGCCTTCAAAGCAGAGAGATTGAGTgctgagaagaaagaaaaaagatctaCAGATGAAGAGCGAGAATCAGGTCTAGATAGTGgcaatgaagaagaagaggaggatgatgatgatgatgatgatgatgatggttcttCTCAAGAGGTACATAAACAAGAAGAGCAACTAAAGGAACCAACAGAGCAGAATAAGGATCCACACGTAGAAAAAGAG AGCCACTCAGAAACAGGCAACATTCCGGTCGAGGTGGTGAGGATGAGGAAGGAGGTGAAGAAACTCAGAGTGCTGATTATCCGGAATCTCGTGCAGCAGATCACTGCTCTCAAGAAGACGAAGGCGGAAGAGTCTGAGCTGAAAGGGAACATGGAGTGTGCTGCACGGCTGCAGAAAGAAGTGGAGGTTTTGAGGACGCTTCTACCTGATCATGTTACCACCAGAGCTCTTGAGGGGAGCATTGACATAGAGAAAGTGTTCCAGGATCCGGAATCTAGCGCAGTGGAGAGAGCGACGGCACGGATTGCCACACATGCACGCTTTGTGAAGAAGCTTCAAGATGTCAGACATGCCCTAGAGGTAGAGAAGATAAAAGCCGCAAAAGCTGGAGAAGCGAATAAGAATGTTAGTGAAGTGATGAAGGCTGAACATAGTGAAGGGGAGGTTGAAGacaaggaggaagaggaggaggaggaagagacaagtgatgacagtgatgatgaggatgaggaagaagaggcaAGTGATGAcaacgatgatgatgaggaggtggctagtgatgatggtgatgaggaggaggagaatgtaaaaataaaagagaaaaatccgACCTTAATGGAAATGCCAATGTCAAATTTTGGAAAGCCACCAGAGGACACCAAGCTGGCTTCTGCACAAGAGAAACCTAAAAGAGTAGAGCTGGAGAAAGCTTCAAAAAGTCCTGATAATCTAAAATCTAGTTCCAAAACACCCGTCAAAGCAGTCCAGAGTCTACCACCCAAGAGCAAAGAAGCAGCACCAACACCCGTGAGACACGTCTCCAAACCTGACACCAAGAAACCAGAAAGCAGGAAGGTCGCCGAAGAGTCAGATTTGTCCGATTCTGAAGAGGAGAAAGAGTATTTCGACGACAGCACCGAAGAACGTTTCCACAAACAGTCTTCTTATTCAGAGCAGAGCGATGACGACGACTTCTTCCTCGGAAAAGTGAGcaagctgaagaagaagaagaaaaatgacaCCGCGTCCAGACCCGAGAAAACAAACGACTCTAACAAGCCTCCTGAGAAAGAGGTTAAAGAAACACCTCAGTTCAAAATTCAGTCTGTCTTCTGCTCTACATTGTCCAAATCCAGCATTTCCTCTCAGAAAGGTAAACACGGCAGTCCCAAACAGCGGCCTTTCCAAAACCAGAAACATGAAGAGAAACCATCGTGGGGGAAAAACCAAGGTTCTGGAAGGGAAAGAAAACCTGCGGGATTTAAAATTCAGGCTCCTGGATCGGGAGGAGGAGATAAAACTGGTAGACCTGCATTTGATCGGAAAAACACTCCAATTAATAAAGTAGGGAAACATTCCCAGCATGCCCTGCATCCGTCATGGGAAGCCagcaggaagaggaaggagCAACAGGCTCAGATCACAGCCTTCCAAGGGAAAAAGATCAAATTTGATGATGATTAA